The Alicyclobacillus macrosporangiidus CPP55 genome segment GCACGTCTTCCCCCGAGATGCGGACCTCCACGCCGCGCCCCGGATTGTCCCGGCCCAGAAGTTCACTCAGGCTGTCCTTGACCTGCTTCCGGGACGCCATGCCCACCAGACCATAGCAATCCATGGCCGCGAGTCCCGCCACGGTCGCGATGACGTCCTCGGCGATGCTGATGGTGCCGTACTCCGTGTGGATGGTCTTCGGCATGCGGAACCCCTCCTGCATCCTACCTTTGTGCAATTGTACTATATCACACAATCCGGCACCGCCTTGCACGGCCCACCAGTGATTGCGAGCCATTGCGTGCGAGAAGCGGCTTGTGTTACAATTGCAGGCGTTGGCCACGGGGAGGTGCGGAACATGGCGAAACGGTGTGAGATTTGCGGCAAGCAGCCTCAGAGCGGAAACTTGGTCAGCCACGCGGAGAACAAGACCAAGCGTCGCTGGCTCCCGAACCTTCAATCGGTGCGCGTGAACGTGGGCGGCACCGTGAAACGGATGAAGGTGTGCACGCGTTGCCTCAAAGCAGGCAAGGTGCAGCGCGCGGTTTGAGGGGTTCGAAAACGTAGGGGCTGATCCCCGCCAGCGGGAGATCAGCCCC includes the following:
- a CDS encoding Asp23/Gls24 family envelope stress response protein, with the protein product MPKTIHTEYGTISIAEDVIATVAGLAAMDCYGLVGMASRKQVKDSLSELLGRDNPGRGVEVRISGEDVQVDLYIVVSYGVNIYEVAQNVRDKVRYVLNESIGIAVDRVNIFVQGVRVAAER
- the rpmB gene encoding 50S ribosomal protein L28 encodes the protein MAKRCEICGKQPQSGNLVSHAENKTKRRWLPNLQSVRVNVGGTVKRMKVCTRCLKAGKVQRAV